TCAAGCACACATCCATCACCTTTTAACAACGCAAATCGCGCTCCTGAAAGTTTTGCGGCGGTTTCAAAATCCAAAATACCAAGTTTTTCACCTATTTCCGTATGCTGTTTTGGTTTAAATGAGAACTGAGGAACGGTGCCAAAGCGTTTTACTTCGTGGTTATCTTGCGGGCTTTTACCGTCAGCAATGTTTTCATCGGGCATATTTGGAACGCGCAAAAGGGCATCTTCAATGCGCTGTTCAATAGAGTTTACAAATAACTCTCTTTCGTTTATGCCGCTTTTGTTGCTATCAAGCTCTTCTTGCAACTGGGGTGAAACTTGCAACTTTTCACGCTTAAGCTTACCAACTTCTTGGGATATTTTATTCCTGCGTTCTCTAAGCGCATCTAACTCTGCGACAACCTTGCGGCGCTCCATATCCCACCGCAATATCTCGCTTAAATCATACTCCTGATTTCGCCTGCCAAGCTTGCGCGCTACTTCTTGCGGGTTTTCTCTGATAATTTTAATGTCTAACATTTTCTCACCTAATATCGCCCGCCCTTTGGGCGAGGTCTCGCCCGCTCATAAGAGCGAGGCGGACGTCCCGCCTTGGCGGGACTTAGTGTCTAATTTTACTGTTTTAATTTTATCTTATTACAATTTATGGTGCAAATTACTGTACAATCTCTCAACCATCCATCCCCTATTGCCCAATGGAACATGGCGAGATTTTCAACACTTTTGTTTAGTTGTCATTGCGTCAGCCCAAGGGGCTAGAGACCTCGCCAAAAGCGGGAATCCATCTTGGGTGAAGCAATCTCGTCTTAACTACCAGATTGCCGCGCTTCGCTCGCAATGACTTAAGATTGCTTCGTCGCTATCGCTTTTCGCAATGACAGGTGAGGGCGGGTGGTAATTAAATATTGTATCCCCAGAATTCTCAACTTGTTCATTATGTCTGTGATATGGTGCAAATTACACGGTACTAACTTCCGATTGTTCTCTCATTTGCTTTTTTGTGATTTTGACCAGCGCAGCCAGTGCCTGCAAGGACCTCGGAACGCCCACTTAGGGTTATTGTTTTTCCAAAACCGACAGCCGGTGAAAATATTTTTGGCACACTGAAATTATAAAAAACTTCCACATAAGAAAGTTCACTATTGTAAGAAGCTGGCATTTTTAAAAGCCGCGTGTAACTTATAAGAAGTTGACCCATCTTTACAGGGTTTATTACATCTTCAAAGCCGTCAAACTCAGGGATGTCAAAACCGTTTATTTTAACTACTATGTTTTCATCACCCAGTTTATCTGGGTCAAGTTTGCGCCCCTCAACATTTCTATCTGATAAATAATTCCTGATTTCTTTTCTGATTTGTTGTTCTGAAAGGTTTGTATGTGATATTAAATCGGTGCCATAACGCGCGGCCATTAGTAACTGTTGTTTTGTTATTAATACACGCGAGAACCAAAAAAGTCCTACAAGTAAAATCATAAGCACAGGAATAATAAGCAACGTTTCTAAAAGTGCCTGCGCTTTATTATCCGAAAATCTGCCGCGAGCACAAAATAATTTCAATGTTGTACCCCAAACTTCTTGACTGGAACTAAGTGCGCATCCCAGCCGTTTTTCCTTGTTTTTTTATAGTTTTTTATAACCGGGGAAATTTTATCAGATGCGTTAATGCCATTTGAAACAGGAAACATTGGACCGACTGTGTTATAAACACCTGCTGATGCAACCGTTTCAATGCTTGGCCACTTTATTCCAAACCACTTTGAGAAAATCGGTTGGTCTGCCTGTTCATTGGAGTTTGGTATTTTTGTGCAAACAACCGTAATTTTTTGGCTTTTATCAAAAACTGTTTTGTCAGCATAAAGCCACGATTTATTACCGCTTGACCAAGGCATTGCCTCATAAATATCTTGTACTACAACCGGCAAATCAAGCACAATCACTAATAAAGCATTTACTGCCCACTTAACCACCTGTTGGCTTACACCTACCCTGTTTGATGTATGATAAATTGCTCCCTTGTTTCTTTCAAGCCCAAGTTTTGTACCGCCTATTATTGCCGTATAGTCCGGGCCGCAAAGCTCACCTTGGGCATTTTTTTCTTGCCCTTTTGCCACACGCATAGCCAACGCCCAAATGTTAACTTGGTACGCGCCCATAAGCACATCTTGCATAGCAACAAGTGAGTCAACCATACTTTTAATGCCTCTTATCTGTGCATTGCCGCTTTGATAAGTATCCAAGTAACCTGTAATTTTTTTCTGACTATCGGGCGGCTTAATTATTCTATGAGGAATACCCGGATAACCACCCATTGGAACTAATGGAACACTTATGTGAGGCCCACTCATAATTCCCGAAACCAGAGATACAGAAGCAACATACTTATAATATGTCCACATTAATGAAAATGGTACTGTTTCAGGGCCATACATATAACTGCCAATTGCAAAGTTCATTGCACCAAGCACATTTAACACACGCGCCTTATAAACAGCCGCAGAAAGAGCGGCATTGTCGGCAGCGTTTTGCATCATAATTCTATCAGTTGTAAGTTTTGCCACATTTATAAGCATTGCCCAACATAAAACCAAAACAATGCACATAAAAAAGAAATATGGCAAAACCTGTGCTTGCTCTGAACAAAGTTGTTGCTTTGTAAAAAACTGGTATTTTTTTTGTTTTATTTTTTTCACTAAAACTCTTCTGCCTGCGGGTATGCTTTGTTGTAGTAGCGCCAATCGGGCGATTTAACCATTCTGCTATGCGCCGCACCCGACGGCAATCCGCTTCTATTTGAAACACTTAAAAACTGCGTACTGCCTAATCCGCTTGAAAGCCTGCCAAACATAGAACCAAACATAAGCTTTTGTGCGTAGTATATGTGCGCTCCAAAAGTTCTTACAATTGCTCCTTGTGCATTATTGCCCGATGAATGATCAATGCCAGAAACACCGTATGGGTCTTTATCCCACAATTTCGCGATTGCAATAGTATCACCGAAAAAAATTAAATTTGCTGCTACTGTGGCACTGTTTTGAGGGTTTTGCCCATCGGCGCCCGCTATTGTGCTTCCTTTTGAAACTATTGAGCAACGCAAAACAGAGTGAGCGGCCTCATTAGCCCTAAGCCAGTACACAGCAACTAAAAAAAATTGAATTGCCGCAAAAAAAATAATTGTCATAAAAATAATGACAAGGAGAGTTTCAACCATGGCCTGCCCACTTTGACAATGTTTTATTTTTATCAGGAAGTTTTTCATGGCCCAACACCCAGCAAACCCGCGCGGGTACTTGCAAGTTTATTAAACATAGCACCAAGAGCGCCCGAAAAAAGCGCAATAACACCTATGCAGGCAATTACAAGAATTATCAAAACTATCGCGTATTCAACTGTGGCTTGAGCTTTATCCCATCTTTTGCAATAGGATTTGGAATTCGTCAAAAGATACGGGACATTTTTATCCGCGAAATCCTTGCCAATGGAATTACCATTATCTGCGGTTTCGAGGCACCCCTCTCTACAGCTATCCCAGTGGGGGAGCGCTTTGGTGCTCCCCCCTATGTCAAAACTGCCTCCGTCTCCTTCGCCTCGGTTCACAAACCTATTGCAAAAAATGGGATTATTACCGCGTAGAAAAACAGCGGTTTTAACCCGAATTTTAAGGTTGGCAAAATGGATAAGATACTTTAGGTTATTGAACAAGCTTTGGGGTAACAAAAATTAGAATATTTGTTTTGTTTTCTATCGTGGATTTTCTTGAAAAAAGCACCCCAAGCAAAGGAATATCGCCAAGCAAAGGTATGCCGGTTTTATGGTCTTCTTTTATGGTCTCTAAAAGCCCTGCAAGTGCAATTGTTTCACCACTTTTTACACGCACGCTAGATGTTGCCTTGCGTGTCGCGACTGCAGGGTAACCCTGTACTTTATTTGCCCAATCAAGGCGGCTAACTTCGGTAGTAAGCGTCAAATCAATATACTCACCGTCAACTTTTGGCAGAATCTCTGTTTTAATGCCGTACTCTTTCCACTCTATGCTTGATGCGGTTGTGCCAGTTGCTACAACAGGGAACTCACCGCCAACAAGGAACTTGGCAGTTGTACCTGATTTAGTTACAAGTTTTGGTTTTGAAAGGATTTGTGCGGCGCCTTTTTCCTGTAAAAACTTAAGTGCTGAAGAAAAAGCCGTGTAGCGTGACCACTGCCCTGAACCGATTATGGTAGGAACTTCTGGTAAAAGCGAAGGTGTTTTTGCCGATTCAACTGACATTTCGCCGGCCTCAATTGTATCTGGCCACTTTATGCCAAGCTCCAGAGCTTTATTGTTGTTGACCTCAGTTATTTCAACAGAAATCTCAACAAGTTCGGCAAAAGAG
This region of Endomicrobiales bacterium genomic DNA includes:
- a CDS encoding pilus assembly protein TadG-related protein, with translation MKKIKQKKYQFFTKQQLCSEQAQVLPYFFFMCIVLVLCWAMLINVAKLTTDRIMMQNAADNAALSAAVYKARVLNVLGAMNFAIGSYMYGPETVPFSLMWTYYKYVASVSLVSGIMSGPHISVPLVPMGGYPGIPHRIIKPPDSQKKITGYLDTYQSGNAQIRGIKSMVDSLVAMQDVLMGAYQVNIWALAMRVAKGQEKNAQGELCGPDYTAIIGGTKLGLERNKGAIYHTSNRVGVSQQVVKWAVNALLVIVLDLPVVVQDIYEAMPWSSGNKSWLYADKTVFDKSQKITVVCTKIPNSNEQADQPIFSKWFGIKWPSIETVASAGVYNTVGPMFPVSNGINASDKISPVIKNYKKTRKNGWDAHLVPVKKFGVQH
- a CDS encoding pilus assembly protein, whose translation is MKLFCARGRFSDNKAQALLETLLIIPVLMILLVGLFWFSRVLITKQQLLMAARYGTDLISHTNLSEQQIRKEIRNYLSDRNVEGRKLDPDKLGDENIVVKINGFDIPEFDGFEDVINPVKMGQLLISYTRLLKMPASYNSELSYVEVFYNFSVPKIFSPAVGFGKTITLSGRSEVLAGTGCAGQNHKKANERTIGS
- a CDS encoding type II and III secretion system protein; this encodes MLFGFCANSFAELVEISVEITEVNNNKALELGIKWPDTIEAGEMSVESAKTPSLLPEVPTIIGSGQWSRYTAFSSALKFLQEKGAAQILSKPKLVTKSGTTAKFLVGGEFPVVATGTTASSIEWKEYGIKTEILPKVDGEYIDLTLTTEVSRLDWANKVQGYPAVATRKATSSVRVKSGETIALAGLLETIKEDHKTGIPLLGDIPLLGVLFSRKSTIENKTNILIFVTPKLVQ